A region from the Geobacter benzoatilyticus genome encodes:
- a CDS encoding chemotaxis protein CheX, with translation MPLSFTVGGATLNEADLVAHMVGAVKNIFSTMVFIDDLADSYPLDKPVSHFTCSISGMVGLGGDCSGMVGLHIPEELAREVTASMLGMGLDELEDEGDVNDAIGEITNMLAGEIKMIFSGRGMNVCLSTPSVIAGKEYSVEVVSSGAAVVVPFERGEQRFLTTLQLEGC, from the coding sequence ATGCCACTTAGCTTTACCGTCGGAGGCGCAACACTGAACGAGGCGGACCTGGTCGCCCACATGGTCGGGGCAGTGAAAAATATCTTCTCCACGATGGTCTTTATCGACGATCTTGCCGACAGCTACCCTCTGGATAAGCCGGTCTCCCATTTCACCTGCAGCATTTCGGGGATGGTGGGGCTCGGCGGAGACTGCTCGGGAATGGTTGGGCTCCACATACCCGAAGAACTGGCCCGGGAGGTCACGGCATCCATGCTCGGCATGGGTCTGGACGAACTCGAAGATGAAGGGGACGTGAACGACGCCATCGGCGAGATAACCAACATGCTGGCCGGCGAGATAAAGATGATTTTCTCGGGAAGGGGAATGAACGTCTGCCTCTCGACGCCATCGGTCATCGCCGGCAAGGAATACTCGGTGGAAGTAGTTTCCAGCGGCGCGGCGGTTGTTGTCCCCTTCGAGCGGGGAGAGCAGCGGTTCCTGACGACGCTGCAACTGGAGGGATGCTGA
- the istB gene encoding IS21-like element ISGme4 family helper ATPase IstB codes for MSDIQHQRMVTLCDDLKFLAVTDVYADLADAAAKQESSYIDYLEQVLKAENEVRQGRSRHTMAKLAGFPAIKTLEDYDFEFATGAPKQRILDLSAMAFLERRENVILLGPSGTGKTHLAIALGYRATQCGVKVRFISAADLMLQLESAQRQGRYKEVMRRSVLGPRLLIIDEIGYLPFSETQANLFFQVIAKRYETGSVILTSNLSFGEWEQAFGGNTALTSAMLDRLLHHSHVIQIRGDSYRLKEKRRAGILGQQLPTPQIDD; via the coding sequence ATGAGCGACATCCAGCACCAGCGCATGGTTACTCTCTGCGACGACTTGAAGTTTCTGGCGGTGACCGATGTGTACGCCGACCTTGCCGATGCCGCGGCAAAGCAGGAGTCCTCCTACATCGACTACCTCGAACAGGTCCTCAAGGCCGAGAACGAGGTCCGGCAAGGCCGCTCACGCCACACAATGGCAAAGCTCGCCGGCTTTCCCGCGATCAAGACCCTCGAGGATTATGACTTTGAGTTCGCCACCGGAGCCCCGAAGCAGCGAATCCTGGACCTGTCGGCGATGGCGTTTTTAGAGCGCCGGGAGAATGTAATCCTGCTCGGGCCCAGCGGCACCGGCAAGACTCATCTCGCCATCGCGCTCGGCTATCGGGCAACCCAGTGCGGCGTGAAGGTGCGCTTCATCTCCGCCGCCGATCTGATGCTGCAACTCGAAAGCGCCCAGCGGCAGGGGCGGTACAAGGAAGTAATGCGGCGCAGTGTCCTGGGGCCGAGACTGCTCATCATTGATGAGATTGGGTACCTCCCGTTCAGCGAAACGCAGGCGAACCTGTTCTTCCAGGTAATCGCCAAAAGGTACGAGACCGGGTCCGTCATTCTCACCTCGAACCTGAGTTTCGGAGAATGGGAACAGGCTTTCGGCGGCAATACGGCACTGACATCAGCCATGCTCGACCGGCTGCTGCACCACTCCCACGTTATCCAGATCAGGGGCGACAGCTATCGACTGAAAGAGAAGCGACGCGCTGGCATTCTCGGACAGCAACTACCGACACCTCAGATTGATGATTAA
- the tpx gene encoding thiol peroxidase yields the protein MQERSGIITFKGNPMTLVGPALNVGDKAPAFTAVDTGLAPVSLADFSGKIKIISAVPSLDTPVCDTETRRFNQEAAALPDNTVLLTVSMDLPFAQKRWCGAAGIERVKTLSDYRDRAFGLAYGVLIKELMLLSRVIFVIDSTDTIRYIQIVPEVTSEPDYAAVLAAAKTLL from the coding sequence ATGCAGGAACGCTCAGGAATCATCACCTTTAAGGGAAATCCCATGACCCTTGTGGGCCCGGCTCTCAATGTCGGGGACAAGGCCCCCGCCTTCACTGCCGTCGACACCGGCCTTGCACCGGTGTCCCTGGCCGATTTTTCCGGAAAAATCAAGATTATCAGCGCCGTTCCTTCCCTCGACACCCCGGTCTGCGACACCGAAACACGCCGCTTCAACCAGGAGGCGGCCGCGCTCCCCGACAACACCGTCCTCCTCACCGTGAGCATGGACCTCCCCTTCGCCCAGAAGCGCTGGTGCGGCGCCGCCGGCATCGAGCGGGTGAAAACCCTTTCCGATTACCGGGACCGCGCCTTCGGCCTCGCCTACGGAGTCCTCATCAAGGAACTGATGCTTCTTTCCCGTGTAATCTTCGTAATCGATTCGACAGACACCATCCGGTACATCCAGATTGTTCCGGAAGTGACCAGCGAGCCCGACTACGCCGCGGTACTGGCTGCGGCCAAAACTCTGCTTTAG
- the rdgC gene encoding recombination-associated protein RdgC, producing MGILSGTVAVCQFKVTGDLPSGDLYSYVAENLVKQAFQPIDQGAAEQSVGWVHLDDHRQMSFDTPSAFWRDHYVVFTLRRDQRKLPAALVKAYLQVAEHEYLAANPGFNRVPKQKREELKESVRLNLLTKTLPVPSTWDAVWDTRTGIVTFTSLSAPIIELFEAQFKKTFEGARLVAIHPYARAEAVVGEELMPALEKANLATSDAAIDLIRSNQWLGWDFLLWLLHRTMTEASEYRVNRPGPALADDPFVAYLNDRLVLMSVGEAGTQKITVAGPQDHFREAVTALAHGKRITESTIYLEQDENIWKLTLKGELFHFASFKSPKVAIEKGDHVDEGSEREAAFYERMYVVEQGLQFFDSLYAEFLKVRLGAGWGDELARIEGWLAGE from the coding sequence ATGGGCATTCTTTCCGGCACCGTCGCCGTTTGTCAGTTCAAGGTTACCGGGGACCTCCCCTCCGGCGATCTCTATTCCTATGTCGCCGAAAATCTCGTCAAGCAGGCCTTTCAGCCCATCGACCAGGGGGCGGCCGAGCAGTCCGTGGGGTGGGTCCACCTGGACGACCACCGGCAGATGAGCTTCGACACTCCCTCGGCCTTCTGGCGCGACCATTACGTGGTCTTCACCCTCCGCCGCGACCAGCGCAAGCTTCCCGCCGCCCTGGTGAAAGCCTACCTCCAGGTGGCCGAGCACGAGTATCTTGCTGCCAACCCCGGTTTCAACCGGGTGCCGAAACAGAAGCGGGAAGAGCTTAAGGAGTCGGTGCGCCTGAACCTCCTGACCAAGACCCTGCCGGTCCCCTCAACGTGGGATGCGGTCTGGGATACCCGCACCGGCATCGTCACCTTTACCTCTCTCTCGGCCCCCATCATCGAGCTCTTCGAGGCCCAGTTCAAGAAGACCTTCGAGGGGGCGCGCCTGGTGGCGATTCATCCCTATGCCAGGGCCGAGGCCGTCGTGGGCGAGGAGTTGATGCCTGCCCTGGAGAAAGCGAACCTCGCCACCAGCGACGCAGCCATCGATCTGATCCGGAGCAACCAGTGGCTCGGATGGGACTTCCTCCTCTGGCTCCTCCACCGGACCATGACCGAGGCGTCCGAGTACCGGGTGAACCGGCCCGGCCCGGCCCTGGCCGACGACCCCTTCGTGGCCTATCTCAACGACCGCCTCGTGCTCATGAGCGTCGGCGAGGCCGGCACCCAGAAAATCACCGTGGCCGGCCCCCAGGACCACTTCCGGGAGGCAGTGACCGCCCTCGCCCACGGCAAGCGGATCACCGAGTCCACCATCTACCTGGAGCAGGATGAGAACATCTGGAAGCTGACCCTCAAGGGGGAGCTCTTCCACTTCGCCTCCTTCAAATCCCCCAAGGTGGCCATTGAGAAGGGGGACCACGTGGACGAGGGGAGCGAGCGGGAGGCCGCCTTCTACGAGCGGATGTACGTCGTCGAGCAGGGGCTTCAGTTTTTCGACAGCCTCTACGCGGAATTCCTGAAGGTCCGCCTTGGGGCGGGTTGGGGAGATGAGCTGGCCCGGATCGAGGGGTGGCTGGCGGGGGAGTGA
- a CDS encoding thiol-disulfide oxidoreductase DCC family protein, with protein sequence MPTPPAFPLTVFYDGACSVCAAEMSHYRSKNHGGRLIFVDISDHSFDPSPYGITLDEFMARMHAIDRSGRVYRAVEAFWAIWQAFPASTLYGFLGALVMAPGVNLLARLGYRGFARIRKYFPRRTPPCDGGSCRIDHR encoded by the coding sequence ATGCCGACACCTCCCGCATTTCCCTTGACGGTCTTCTACGACGGCGCCTGCTCCGTCTGCGCGGCGGAGATGTCCCACTACCGGAGCAAGAACCACGGGGGGCGCCTTATCTTTGTCGACATCAGTGACCATTCCTTCGACCCGTCTCCCTACGGCATCACCCTCGACGAGTTCATGGCCCGGATGCACGCCATCGACCGGTCCGGCCGGGTCTATCGCGCCGTGGAGGCCTTCTGGGCCATATGGCAGGCTTTCCCGGCCTCGACCCTCTACGGGTTCCTCGGGGCACTCGTCATGGCCCCCGGCGTGAACCTTCTGGCCCGGCTCGGCTACCGGGGCTTCGCCCGCATCCGGAAATATTTCCCCCGCCGAACGCCCCCCTGCGACGGCGGTTCCTGCCGCATCGACCACCGCTGA
- a CDS encoding Tex family protein: MSQSSDILTKIIAFIIEETGLKPFQVENTVELLKEGATVPFIARYRKERTGELDEVQIRTVEERLAYFSELEERKVTVLKSIEEQGKLTPELKLRIEGSRQKTEVEDLYLPYKPKRRTKATIAKERGLEPLADIMAAQELTAGTPEEAALPFVDPEKEVPDAAAALDGAGHILAERLADDADARAFVRRLTWDDGIFASRVAGDKKEAVTKFEMYYDHREPLKIVPSHRMLAMRRGEKEEVLLLAVEAPVPEIHAGLKARLASRESIFRPLLERVAEDAYKRLLAPSIEVELRLEAKKLADEAAIRVFAQNLRNLLLAPPAGGKRVLGIDPGLRTGSKLAAMDGTGRFLEHVTIYPHTGEGRVAGAKKDLLRLVEAHGAEMIAVGNGTAGREIEQFAKETLAEAGKRLPVVMVSEAGASVYSASEIAREEFPELDLTVRGAISIARRLQDPLAELVKIDPKSIGVGQYQHDVDQKALKKALDDVVESCVNFVGVDLNTASWALLSYVSGVGQSLAKAIVARRDAEGPFASRRGLLKVPRFGEKAFEQAAGFLRIRGGEHPLDNTAVHPERYPVVEAMAADLGVSLAQLAADPALAARIDLKRYVTEAVGLPTLRDIAAELKKPGRDPREEFKTAAFRDDIREIADLKEGMILQGVVTNVTAFGAFVDIGVHQDGLVHVSHLASRFVKDPNEAVRVGEVVKVKVLAVDGARKRISLSIREAAEGGAPRPKGERPPREERGNGGLDLAKLEKAGFRVKKR, translated from the coding sequence ATGAGCCAGAGCAGCGACATTCTCACGAAAATCATTGCGTTCATCATCGAAGAGACCGGCCTGAAGCCGTTCCAGGTGGAAAACACCGTGGAGCTCCTGAAGGAGGGGGCCACGGTGCCGTTCATCGCCCGCTACCGGAAGGAGCGGACCGGGGAGCTGGACGAGGTGCAGATCCGCACCGTGGAGGAGCGCCTTGCCTACTTCTCCGAGCTGGAGGAGCGGAAGGTTACGGTGCTGAAATCCATCGAGGAGCAGGGGAAGCTGACCCCTGAGCTGAAGCTCCGCATCGAGGGCTCCCGGCAGAAGACGGAAGTGGAGGATCTCTACCTCCCCTACAAGCCCAAGCGCCGCACCAAGGCCACCATCGCCAAGGAGCGGGGGCTGGAGCCCCTGGCGGATATCATGGCGGCCCAGGAGCTTACGGCCGGCACGCCGGAGGAGGCGGCGCTCCCCTTCGTGGACCCGGAAAAAGAAGTCCCCGATGCGGCGGCGGCCCTGGATGGGGCGGGGCATATTCTGGCGGAGCGGCTGGCCGACGATGCCGACGCCCGGGCCTTTGTGCGGCGCCTCACCTGGGACGACGGCATCTTCGCCTCCCGCGTGGCCGGCGACAAGAAGGAGGCGGTCACCAAGTTCGAGATGTACTACGACCACCGGGAGCCCCTGAAGATCGTCCCCTCCCACCGGATGCTCGCTATGCGCCGGGGGGAGAAGGAGGAGGTGCTGCTCCTGGCAGTCGAGGCGCCGGTGCCGGAGATCCACGCCGGCCTCAAGGCCCGGCTCGCGAGCCGGGAGAGCATCTTCCGGCCGCTCCTGGAACGGGTGGCCGAGGATGCCTACAAGCGGCTCCTGGCCCCCTCCATCGAGGTGGAGCTGCGGCTGGAGGCGAAGAAGCTGGCCGACGAGGCGGCCATCCGGGTCTTTGCCCAGAACCTGCGGAACCTGCTCCTGGCCCCGCCGGCCGGGGGGAAGCGGGTTCTCGGCATCGACCCGGGGCTTCGGACCGGCTCGAAACTGGCGGCGATGGACGGCACCGGCCGCTTCCTGGAGCATGTGACCATTTACCCCCACACCGGCGAGGGTCGCGTCGCCGGGGCAAAAAAAGATTTGCTGCGGCTCGTGGAGGCCCACGGTGCCGAGATGATCGCCGTGGGGAACGGCACCGCCGGGCGGGAGATCGAGCAGTTTGCCAAGGAGACCCTGGCCGAGGCTGGGAAGCGGTTGCCGGTGGTCATGGTTAGCGAGGCCGGGGCCAGCGTCTACTCGGCGTCGGAGATCGCCCGGGAGGAGTTCCCGGAGCTGGACCTCACGGTGCGGGGGGCCATCTCCATCGCCCGCCGCCTCCAGGACCCCCTGGCGGAGCTGGTGAAGATCGACCCCAAGAGCATCGGCGTGGGGCAGTACCAGCACGACGTGGACCAGAAGGCCCTGAAAAAGGCCCTGGATGATGTGGTGGAATCGTGCGTCAACTTTGTCGGCGTCGATCTCAACACCGCCTCCTGGGCGCTCCTATCCTATGTTTCCGGCGTGGGGCAGTCCCTGGCCAAGGCCATCGTGGCCCGGCGTGACGCCGAGGGCCCCTTCGCCTCCCGGCGGGGGCTCCTGAAGGTCCCCCGCTTTGGCGAGAAGGCTTTCGAGCAGGCGGCGGGCTTCCTTCGCATCCGGGGTGGCGAGCATCCCCTGGACAACACCGCCGTCCACCCGGAGCGCTACCCGGTGGTGGAGGCCATGGCCGCGGACCTGGGGGTCTCCCTGGCACAGCTTGCCGCCGACCCGGCCCTGGCGGCGCGGATCGACCTCAAGCGGTATGTTACCGAGGCCGTGGGGCTTCCGACCCTGCGGGACATTGCGGCGGAACTGAAAAAACCGGGGCGGGACCCCCGGGAGGAGTTCAAGACCGCCGCCTTTCGGGACGACATCCGGGAGATCGCGGACCTCAAGGAGGGGATGATCCTCCAGGGGGTGGTGACCAACGTCACCGCCTTCGGCGCCTTCGTGGACATCGGCGTCCACCAGGACGGCCTCGTCCACGTGAGCCATCTGGCGTCCCGGTTCGTGAAGGACCCCAACGAGGCGGTCCGGGTGGGGGAGGTGGTGAAGGTGAAGGTCCTGGCCGTGGACGGGGCCCGCAAGCGGATTTCCCTTTCCATCCGCGAGGCGGCGGAAGGGGGAGCGCCGCGGCCCAAGGGAGAACGGCCCCCTCGGGAGGAGAGAGGGAACGGAGGACTCGACCTGGCAAAGCTGGAAAAGGCGGGGTTTCGGGTGAAGAAGCGGTGA